One Ignavibacteriales bacterium genomic window, TTTGCTTTTATGATTTCCTCAATCCTGCCGTAAGTATTGTCAGTCGAATTTCCCTCCACAAAAATTATTTCCGTATGTGAGCCGAGAGGGGGAATGCGTTCGACTATCTCGGCAATGTGTCCTTCTTCGTTTCTGCAAGGTACCTGCACGGTGACAGAATATTCTTTCGCAGTATCTTCATCTGGTTTATAATTTGCTATAACGTACCCGATGAGACAAAGGCGTTTAATGAGAGGGAGCCTTGCCAGAAAGCTATTGAAGAAAGAAGAAATGAGCGGGATATTTTTTGGGAATAGCAAAAGGGATCCGCGTTTGTACACTTCATAATCAGTAAGGTATAGCAGGTTTTGGATCTCGTCAATATAAAGCCAATTTTGCTCACCCTCTTTCATTTTTAAATGAAGCCACGAGCCAAGCTTCAGTATAGGGTTCCAGAAGTAGTTATAATATGTAACGATGGTCTTTGTGCGGTCGTGTGACAGGCTGTTGAGCCTTTTGAATACAGATTGTATATCGTCGAGTGAGCCGATGAGATCGGAGCAAATAATGTAATCGAATTTCGTTCCTTTGCCGATGAGTTCGTTCATCGCGGAATCTTCTTCGGCGTCTATACAATGGAATTCCAACCCGGGATATTTTTTCTTAGCTTCTTCAATGAGATAAGGATTAATGTCTATTCCGACACCTGGTGAAGGATTTACGGCATTAAGCGTATCGCCCGCAGCACAGCCAATCTCCAAAACGGATGAGCCTTCAGGGATGGTGAACTTAAGAAGCTTTTCAATGGAGTTATAGTAGTAACGATTGCGTTTGCGCCAGTAGAGGCGGTCATCGGCAAACTGTTTTCCCTTTACGTCTATATTTTTATTTTGGTCGTTCACCTAGTGCTATCCGCCTTTAAATAACAGATAAAATTCAGAAGCCCATACACCGAGAAGGAACAGGTTAAATCCGACGGCAATAACCTTTCGAGGGAGTGTCAGTTCCGGGAATATACGTGTGCCCATAGAAAGGAATTTAACCGTGCCGAGGATGAAGAACGGGACGAGGACGTAATGATAGCGCGCGAGCGCCACAAAAATGAAAATTGTTATCATCCATGCCAGTATAATTCCGTACAGGAAGAAATTGTTCTTTTTCATTGCAAGCAGGCCCCATGAGCCCATGAGCATAATGACAAAGAAGGGTATATTTATCAGCGCGATGAGAAAAGGATTGGCGGATCGGTAAAGCTGGGTAGATGTCTGCCCGTCGCCGGGATCATCCATAAAATATAATATTATCATCCTCTCACTGGAGAAGAGATAGCCAAGCTTTTTAGCGCCTGTGATAAGCCATTTATGGGGATTGTGCACCATGTAGTCGATGCCCCGTTTATAAAATTCTTTGTCGCGCTTGACCTCGTCTTTTTCGTCAAAGAGCGGGTCGGATTCTTCGATCTTATAGTACCATGAGCCGGTTGCGTCGGGATTGCTGCCCGACCAGAAGGTGAATCCTCCCTGTGTTGCAAGCGTCATAGTTCCCATGACGACCTGATTGCGGATGAGCCAGGGCGCGATAATTATGAAGACACCTACGGCAAATACCGAGGTGTATTTCAGCATCCGGAGTGTGCTACCGTTGAAGAACTCTTTTCTTTTGATGAAGAAGTAGAGCGGTATAATCAGGAGCGAGATCGCGAATGACGTGCGCACCATTATTGCAGCGCCCCATACCAGTCCCAGCACAAAAGTATTCTTTGGCATATTGCCACAGATACAAAGATAGAGCAGTGTCATCTGCAGAAGACAGAAGAGCGGTTCGGTCAGTATCGTCTGGCTAAAAAGAATGTTCGAAGGAAAGAAAGAAAAAATAGCTAATGAAATGAGAGCGTACTTTTTATCGAACATGCGCATACTAATAAGAAAGAAGAGCAAACCCGATATGATCTCGAACAGCGACTGTAAAATTTTAACGAAGATCTGGCCGGTACCAAAAATGGAATAAATTCCTGCAAGAAAGATAGGATAACCCGGTATCAGGAGAGCCGTTGGGTCTCCGTCGTATGAGTATTCGCCTTTCTGGACGATGTTTTTGGCGAGGGTATCATATACCATGCTGTCGGAACGGAGCTCGACCTTAACGGTAATTGCCAGCACCAGCTTAATTACAAAAGCGAGAGCAAGAATAAATATAAGGATATTCTTTTCCTTTTTTGAAAGGGTGCTGAGTACTTTCATAATTATTTTTTTTGTGAGACGACGACTATACCGGTTCCTTCTTTATTGTCGGTATGCACGTCCAACCACATTAGTATAAGTACAAACCACAGTGTAAAAAGATAATAAAAAGGCAGGATAAGTATAAGAATTTTAGACTTACCCGCCATGAGTATTGGGTATTTGATCCCCCAGCGCCATGAGACAGTACCGAACTTACCATATGAGTATAGGAATTCAGTAACATCCATTCCGGCTGAGTTAAGTTTTTCGGTAATGTCTTCACGTGAATAGCCGAGGCGCGCATGTTCCTCGATGAAGCTCTCGTCGTCTTCGGAATCCGCGTCACTGCCCCCGAGGTTAGAAGGAGTATTAACCAGGAGTTTGCCGCCGGTTTTGAGAGCGCGGGCGAAATTTTTGAACACGGTGCGGTCGTCCTCTATATGCTCCATAACGTCAACGCAAAGAATAAAGTCGAACTCGTTTTCGTAGGTGATCTTTGTGAGATCGGCGATCTCGAATTTAACTTTGTTCATACCGCATTTTTCGAAAAAGTATCGGCAGTCCTCTATCTGTTCCTCTTTAACATCGACAGCCAGTATTTCCGCATCAGGAAAGCGTTTAGCCAGGAAATATGTATATTGCCCGAAACCCATCCCGGCATCCAGGATGCGGAGTTTTGCGCCTTTAGGATAGAGTTTGCGGATCTCTTTCCTTACGTGCCATGAACGAAGGAACATAAGGTCCAGAAGAAAGTAGAAAATCTTTCTAAGGAAAGTGTTCCTCGAAACGATGTCGCCAAAAACTTTTTTTACCGGGTCGTACTGCAATATGATCTAATTTAGTTTTTTGAAATGGATGTTAAATCTTCGATGTCTTTAATAAAATTATCCCAATCATACTTTTTCTTTTCTTCAGCGGCTCCGGAAGAAAATTTCTCTTCGAGGCTTTCATTGTAAAACTTATTTACTGCATCGGTAATAGCGTAGGGGTCTTCGGGTTTAATTACAAACCCGGTTTTCCCGTTAATGACGGATTCCGATAACCCTCCAACGTCCGTTGCAATGACGGGTTTATCATAGTAATATGCAATGTGTGTTATGCCACTCTGTGTAGCGGACGAATAGGGAAGGAGTACAACATCGCACGCGGAGAAGAAATAACGAACCCGCTCATTGGGGACAAAGTCGGAAATCACTATGACATTATCATCGAGACCGAGCTCAGATATTTTTTTACGGTATTGCTCTTCATCGTCGTAAAATTCCCCAACGACAAGCAGTTTCACATTTTTATTGTGCTTTAAAATGCCGGGCATTGCCTCGAGCAGGTAATTCAGTCCTTTGTATTTCCGCACGTATCCAAAGAAGAGTAGAACTTTATCTTTTTCGAGGTCGACATTATAGTTCTCTTTGATGAATTCTTTCGCTTCGCTTTTCGGGAGTTTATCTCCGAAGATATTATATATCGGGTGGAAAGATACTTTGTACGGCTTTCCTTTTGAAAATTTGAGCAGGTCATCCTCGACGCTTTTGGATTGGACGAGGAAGTAGTCAACCTGACTGAAAGCCAGCCGGGTGAGGAATTTATCACCTATCCTTTTTTCATGGGGGATCACATTATCGCAGATGAAAAGCACTTTTGCTCCGGAACGCTTTTTCGCGAAATACGAGATAAATGCAAAGCAAGGGGCGAAAAACGGAATCCAATAGCGGAATATTATCAAGCCGGGCATTTCCCTGCCAATGCGCCTGCCAACCGAGATCCAGTTGAACGGATTAACGGAGTCTATCGAAATTATGTTTTTATCAGCGGGGATCTTTACGAGTTCGTCGCCCTTTTCCTCCTGCGTCTTGCCAGGGAAAAAGAGCTTTGGGTATTGGCGTTTAAAGGAAAAAATTTTTACGTCGTATTTTTTGTTGAGATAGGAGTAGAGTATAGCATTAAGCTGGGCAAATGCCCCACGCATCGGGTATGCTGTTCCTACTATTATGATCTTCATTATTGCTTTTACAAATGCCTAATATAAAGTTATTTACGTTTAATTGTAATTCAAATTAGGCAATAACAAAGCCGGGTGTCGAGCGATAAGCCCAGAGAAAATGAATAAAAACAATGTTTTAGAAGAAAAAATACTTCCATTGTTATTGATTTTAATGATTAAATAAATAATATTTGCTTCGAGGATATGATTAAAATAATTTTCTAAATTTTCTCTATAAACCCACAATAAGTATAGGAACACTTCTACTCACATTTATCTCAAACTTTAACAGAGGAAACCAATGATGCTCAAAAAGTTTTTTTTCGTGACGGCATTAATATGTTTATTTGTCAATACAGGCAACTCGCAGGCGCGCAGGTGGGAGACTTTTACATCGATGAAGGAGATAAGAGATATAGAAGTGATCCCGGGTACGAACGAAGTTTATTGCGCAACGAGCGGAGGGCTGTTTGAGGTAGATATGCAGTCAGGTACGGTAAAAAGGAAATTTACTAATGTCGATGGGTTATTGAGCGTCGATCTTCTCTCTGTTAAGCTGGATAATCATAATAAGCTCTGGATAGGAGCATCGGACGGATCGATATCGATCTATGATTATCAAACAGGCGGATGGAATTATATTTATGACATAAAGAATTCTACAGAGGCGAACAAGACGATAAACGACTTCATGTTATACACAAGTTATATGTATGTAGCAACGGGTTACGGAATTCAAAAGATATCTACAGACAATTATAATTTTGTCGATGCGCCTTATTCCCAGCTGGGGCAATTTCCCGCGAACAATACGAAAGTAAACAAGCTGATCCTTTTGGGTGATATGTTTTATGCTGCAACAAGCGCAGGTGTCGCATACGCTAATATAAATTCAAATCTTAACAACCCGCTATCGTGGACCAATTACAATAATGCTCCTCTTGCAGTCGACGTCGTCGCGGCAACGGCATTTGATAACAATGTGTTTTTCGGATCGCCAACGGGGCTTTTGTATTATGACGGGTCTTTTTGGAGAGTATATCCAAGTTCTGAGATAGAGAACGCAAATATAAAGTCTATGACATCATCCGGGAGCAGACTTTATATTGCAACCAATGATAAGGTATACTACGCGGATGCAGGTAACCTGGCTAATCCGGTGCTTTTTCAGAGCAATGGTGGGTATACGGACATAACCCTGGATGTAAACTCAAATCCGGTTCTGGGTACAAGCAATGAAGGGGTGGGAGTTTTATTGAATTCTAATTATGCATTCTTTTTTCCAAACGGACCGAACGTAAATAGTTTTTTTGACATAAATTTTGACGATGTTGGAAGGCTTTGGGCTTGCAGCGGCGGTATTCCAAATTCGGGTGTATTTTCCTATGACGGAAGTACCTGGACAGGATATACTGTGAGTAACACTCCATCACTGGGGTCATCCGACGATTTCAGGAAAATAGTTACACATGAGGGTTTAGTATGGATGTTGTCCTTTGGAGGAGGAGCGACGTTACTGGAGAATTCCGTGTTCACGAATTTTAATCCATCAAATACTGCAATGCCTCCGAGCGGTCCGAATACAAATTTTTGTGTTCCTACTAGTGGAGCATATGACCTAAATGGTAATTTGTGGACAGGATACTGGGCTGTAAATACCGGTCTTTACCCTGTCTATGCATATGCAGGAGGACAGTGGATCGGGATACCGATACCGGCACCAACAAATTCAGGTATTGATGAAATGGGTGTTGATCAATATAATACAAAATGGTTTGTGGCAAGTCTTAATGCAAACAGACTTTATTTTTATAATGAGAACGGGACATTAACCAACTTTAGTGATGATACATACGGATTTTACTCTGCTAGTGAATTTTCCAGTGATGTAAGCAAACTAACGGATATGATAATCGATAAGAACGGTGAAGTGTGGGTTAGTACAAATAACGGTGTATTTATAATAAGCAATCCGGTTTCGGTTTTGCAGGGGACCAAACCGCAACCAAGAAAGATGGGTATAATATCCGGAAATTTGATCGTACCATTTACCGAGAGTTGTAACTCACTGGCATTCGATGAGTTAAATAACAAGTGGATAGGAACAGCGTTAAATGGAGCATTTTATCTTTCAGAGGACGGTACGACTCTATTCGATCAATTTAATATTTCCAATAGCCCCATACTAAGCAACTCTATTGAGACGATCGGTGTAAATCCTTCTGACGGAAGGGCGTATTTTGGAACGATGGTTGGTCTATCTTCAGTTAATACGGATGCAGTTCAGCCAGTGGAAGATTTTACAGATATAATTTGTTCACCGAATCCTTATCTGCTTCCTTCGACTGTTGACCTGAGAATCGACGGGCTGGTAGAGGGTTCGAGCATAAAGATAATAACACTTACAGGTGATATTGTTGCAGAATTCGAATCACCCGGCGGAAAAATAGCAACATGGACAAACAGCAGGAGCGCAAATATAGCTTCCGGAATATATATGGTAATAGCATACAATAAGGATGGAAGCAAAGTTGGTGCAGGGAAGTTTGCCGTAATAAAAAAATAGATCATGTTTGTAATACCCGTAATAGATATCAAGGAAGGAAAGTGCGCGAGGGTTTTTGAGGGTCACAATTCACTTTCACAGTACTATTGTGAAAGTCCTATCAAAGTAGCCCGCCTATTCAGGAAGGAAAATTTTAAAGCGATACATATAACCGATCTCGACGGAGCAGTGAACGGAGAGATGAGGAACTATGGCACTATTAAGGAAATAGTGGATACGGTCGATATACCCGTACAGCTCGGAGGCGGGATCAGGAACTTTGACAATGCTAAGAGGATAATCGAAGAACTTGGTGTGTACAGGATAGTTCTTGGTACGGCGGCAATCGTTAATCCGGATATTGTAGAACGGATCTTAAATGACTACTCTCCGTCAAAGCTTGTTGTTGGGATCGACGAGAAAATGAACAACGTAGTCAAGAACGGATGGATAGAATATGCTAATATTACGCCATTGGAATTTGCAATTAGAATGGATTCTATGGGAGTGCAAAGGATAGTTTACCAGGATGTGACGCGGGTGGGTAATTTTTCGGGTCCTCACATAGAGAGATTGAAGGAGATCGGCGAAAACACAAAGCTAAAGATAACCTCGGCAGGCGGTATAGGAAATTACAAACACTTAAAGATGTTAGAGGAGCTTAAGGATTACGGTGTCGATTCGGCTATGGTATCAAAGGCTCTATACGAAAATAAGTTTCCATGTCAAAATATATGGCGTGATATCGAAAGGGAGGACATCTCGCTCGAACTCCCTAAAGTTTAATCTTATATAATTCTTCTCACCTCGACAACTCTAAAAGCTTCCGAATATTCATACTCCGGCGTATATTTCGCCAGGTTTTCCTTAAAATACTTTGAGAAAGCATCCATATCCGGAAATTGCGACTTATGGCAGGCAAGTATGCTTAGCTTAAAGTCGATATCTTTTGTTATGTCAACGAAGTGATCCGGATTTGATGCGCCGTAAAGGTAGAGCTTAGAAACCTGGTGCGGTTTAGCCATTTTGCCGTAGATGTATTCGTTTTTGGCGGCAAAGCATGAATCGAAAACGGCAAGCGCGGCTACACGGTGATCGCGGTGAAATAAGTTAAGATTATCAAAGGTAGAGTTACCGGGGTCAAATGAAAACACAAGTTCAGGCTTTAAATGGCGAATAAGCAAGATAAGCTTTTTGCGAAGGTTTTCGGTGTATCTCAAGAAGCCATCTTTATAGTTCCAAAAAAGGACTTTCTTTACGCCGAGCATTTTAGCTGCATCCAGCTGTTCTTTTCTGCGGGTTTTTATTCTTTTTTCTTTTGTATATCCGGGTATTTTAAAGCCATTCTCTCCATTAGTTATGACCAGGTATGTAACTTCATAGCCTTCAGCCATAAGATTTTTCAGAGTGATGGTACATGTAAACTCAAGGTCATCCGGATGCGCTCCGATCGCCAGCACCTTTTTTGGATTCTCTTGTTTTGTTATTTTTATTTTTGCCAAGGGTTTATCTATTTATAATTCTGTAAATTTTGTCGTCGCCTTTATCGGGATTTCCTCTGCCATCCTGATTGCTTGTTCCAAAGTATATATAGCCGTCAGGTCCCTGTACGACATCTCTAATCCTACCAAAATTAACTCCGTCTATTTTCTCAAAGCTTTGTATTTTCTTAGGATCGTTTGGATCGATCACAACACGCATTATTCCTTTGCCCCTAAGACATCCGAATAGAAAATTATTTTTGAAGGGTAAAGCATCCCCCGAATAAAACATAGCAGAGGAGGGGGCTTCAGCTGGTGTAAAGACAAGAAGGGGAGATACCATTCCTTCTTTAGTGTTTTCGTGCGACACTATAGGCCAGCCGTAGTTACCGCCTTTTACTATTATATTAACTTCATCACCGCCGCCAGGACCATCAAAACCGGATGGACCATGTTCAGTTTCATATAGAATGTCGGTACCGGGGTACCATGCAATTCCCTGTGGATTACGATGTCCATAGCTCCATACTGGTGTACCGGGAAACGGATTATCATTGGGGATAGAGCCGTCGTCGTTTACTCTAAGTATCTTTCCATATAGATTATCGAGTTCCTGTGCTAAGTGTCTCTCACCGGCATCTCCCGTAGTGATATAGAGTTTTCCGTCGGGTCCGAACTTTATTCTGCATCCGGCATGGTATTGTTTGGCAGGGAGACCGTCTATTATTATCTTTTCATCGGAAATGCGGTTTCCTTCATCTTTGTAGCGTACCACTTTAACGGTCATACCGTCAGCGCCATCATAGGCATAGCTAAGGTAGATATATTTATTGTTTGCGTAATCGGGATGCAGTGTGAGCCCCATGAGTCCTTCTTCACCGGTAGATACCACATCCGGGAATGTCCTTAGCGGGTCGGGATCAAGCTCACCGTTTTCTATCACTCTTAGTCTGCCCGGACGCTCCGTTACGAGTATCCTTTCGGGAGAAGTAAAGACAATACTCCACGGAACTTCAAGTCCCTCCACAAAAGGTTCTATCCGGTAATCTCCCGGAGAATGACTAATGTTTTCGGTACGAGTAGAGGAGGTACGGTTGTCCTCCTGTTTATTGGAACACGAAATGAGATTTACAGTTACGAGCAGATATATAAATATTGACGCGATCACTTTCATTTTTCCTTTTTACTAAATAACGTAAATGTGGCTTCAAAAGTTTAAGCCTTATGTATAACTTTTCCTTTTTTTATAACATATTCAATCATATTGACTCCGAAGTGATATACCAGTTCTTTATAGTCTTTCATATCGAATACAAGTACATCAGCCTGCTTGCCAACTTCGATACTGCCCACAGTATCCTGCTTGTACACAGCGCAGGCGCCGTTATATGTGACGGCATTAATTATTTCTTCCACACTCAACTTTAGCTTGGACGAGGCAAGCGACATTATAAACTGCAGATTTTCCGTCATACAGCTACCCGGATTAAAATCGGTAGCGAGCGCGACAGGTACTTTGTTTTCTATCATTTCCCGGGCAGGCGGATACGATATATCGAGGAAATATGACACACCCGGGAGCATCGTTGCCATCATGTAGTTTTGCTTTCCGGAGTTATATTCAGAAAGAGCTTTTATATCCTCTGTATTTGTTACCTCAAGATGATCTACGGATATTGCAGACTGCTTGATAGCGGCTGGTATTCCGCCGATAGAGTTAAACTGGTCAGTATGGAGTTTTGGTACAAGACCGAACCTTTTTCCGGAATCCAGTATTTCCTCTGTTTCTTTTCTATTGAAGTAACCCTTCTCACAGAAAACATCTATAAATACAGCGAGCTGACGCCGGGCTATTTCCGGGATCATTTTGTAAAGAACCAGCTGAAGATACTCTTCTTTACCAACCTCCGGGGGAACGGCATGCGCTCCGAGAAAGGTCGGTATAATATCGAGCGAATATTTATTTTTCTTTGCAAGCTCATTAATGACGTTTAACAACTTTAGTTCGTTAGAAAAATCGAGCCCGTATCCGGATTTGGCTTCAAGAGTGGTGGTACCGTACCTTACAAAATTGTAAAGCCGTTTTTCGGCAAGCTCCAAGAG contains:
- a CDS encoding glycosyltransferase, producing the protein MDVKGKQFADDRLYWRKRNRYYYNSIEKLLKFTIPEGSSVLEIGCAAGDTLNAVNPSPGVGIDINPYLIEEAKKKYPGLEFHCIDAEEDSAMNELIGKGTKFDYIICSDLIGSLDDIQSVFKRLNSLSHDRTKTIVTYYNYFWNPILKLGSWLHLKMKEGEQNWLYIDEIQNLLYLTDYEVYKRGSLLLFPKNIPLISSFFNSFLARLPLIKRLCLIGYVIANYKPDEDTAKEYSVTVQVPCRNEEGHIAEIVERIPPLGSHTEIIFVEGNSTDNTYGRIEEIIKANPDKDIKLLKQDGKGKGNAVRKGFENANGDILMILDADMTVAPEDLTKFYDALRKEKGEFINGTRLVYQMKDKAMRPLNKLGNIFFSKMFSFLLDQRITDTLCGTKVMFRSDYQKLIENRKYFGDFDPFGDFDLLFGSAKLNLKMVEIPIRYGERQYGDTNISRFRDGWLLLKMCFFAMRKIKFR
- a CDS encoding class I SAM-dependent methyltransferase translates to MQYDPVKKVFGDIVSRNTFLRKIFYFLLDLMFLRSWHVRKEIRKLYPKGAKLRILDAGMGFGQYTYFLAKRFPDAEILAVDVKEEQIEDCRYFFEKCGMNKVKFEIADLTKITYENEFDFILCVDVMEHIEDDRTVFKNFARALKTGGKLLVNTPSNLGGSDADSEDDESFIEEHARLGYSREDITEKLNSAGMDVTEFLYSYGKFGTVSWRWGIKYPILMAGKSKILILILPFYYLFTLWFVLILMWLDVHTDNKEGTGIVVVSQKK
- a CDS encoding PIG-L family deacetylase encodes the protein MAKIKITKQENPKKVLAIGAHPDDLEFTCTITLKNLMAEGYEVTYLVITNGENGFKIPGYTKEKRIKTRRKEQLDAAKMLGVKKVLFWNYKDGFLRYTENLRKKLILLIRHLKPELVFSFDPGNSTFDNLNLFHRDHRVAALAVFDSCFAAKNEYIYGKMAKPHQVSKLYLYGASNPDHFVDITKDIDFKLSILACHKSQFPDMDAFSKYFKENLAKYTPEYEYSEAFRVVEVRRII
- a CDS encoding imidazolonepropionase, which gives rise to MPLLLKDVTRLVTCRAKTPFPKKGKSLSDVSPEKNTNLFLNNKRIEFIGGSKELSAYLRQSDIKNYDEIDCKNKTVMPGFVDSHTHMVFAGERENEYEERIKGATYQQIAAKGGGILSTVRAVRRASKATLLELAEKRLYNFVRYGTTTLEAKSGYGLDFSNELKLLNVINELAKKNKYSLDIIPTFLGAHAVPPEVGKEEYLQLVLYKMIPEIARRQLAVFIDVFCEKGYFNRKETEEILDSGKRFGLVPKLHTDQFNSIGGIPAAIKQSAISVDHLEVTNTEDIKALSEYNSGKQNYMMATMLPGVSYFLDISYPPAREMIENKVPVALATDFNPGSCMTENLQFIMSLASSKLKLSVEEIINAVTYNGACAVYKQDTVGSIEVGKQADVLVFDMKDYKELVYHFGVNMIEYVIKKGKVIHKA
- a CDS encoding glycosyltransferase family 39 protein, coding for MKVLSTLSKKEKNILIFILALAFVIKLVLAITVKVELRSDSMVYDTLAKNIVQKGEYSYDGDPTALLIPGYPIFLAGIYSIFGTGQIFVKILQSLFEIISGLLFFLISMRMFDKKYALISLAIFSFFPSNILFSQTILTEPLFCLLQMTLLYLCICGNMPKNTFVLGLVWGAAIMVRTSFAISLLIIPLYFFIKRKEFFNGSTLRMLKYTSVFAVGVFIIIAPWLIRNQVVMGTMTLATQGGFTFWSGSNPDATGSWYYKIEESDPLFDEKDEVKRDKEFYKRGIDYMVHNPHKWLITGAKKLGYLFSSERMIILYFMDDPGDGQTSTQLYRSANPFLIALINIPFFVIMLMGSWGLLAMKKNNFFLYGIILAWMITIFIFVALARYHYVLVPFFILGTVKFLSMGTRIFPELTLPRKVIAVGFNLFLLGVWASEFYLLFKGG
- a CDS encoding glycosyltransferase, with amino-acid sequence MKIIIVGTAYPMRGAFAQLNAILYSYLNKKYDVKIFSFKRQYPKLFFPGKTQEEKGDELVKIPADKNIISIDSVNPFNWISVGRRIGREMPGLIIFRYWIPFFAPCFAFISYFAKKRSGAKVLFICDNVIPHEKRIGDKFLTRLAFSQVDYFLVQSKSVEDDLLKFSKGKPYKVSFHPIYNIFGDKLPKSEAKEFIKENYNVDLEKDKVLLFFGYVRKYKGLNYLLEAMPGILKHNKNVKLLVVGEFYDDEEQYRKKISELGLDDNVIVISDFVPNERVRYFFSACDVVLLPYSSATQSGITHIAYYYDKPVIATDVGGLSESVINGKTGFVIKPEDPYAITDAVNKFYNESLEEKFSSGAAEEKKKYDWDNFIKDIEDLTSISKN
- a CDS encoding 1-(5-phosphoribosyl)-5-[(5-phosphoribosylamino)methylideneamino] imidazole-4-carboxamide isomerase, with amino-acid sequence MFVIPVIDIKEGKCARVFEGHNSLSQYYCESPIKVARLFRKENFKAIHITDLDGAVNGEMRNYGTIKEIVDTVDIPVQLGGGIRNFDNAKRIIEELGVYRIVLGTAAIVNPDIVERILNDYSPSKLVVGIDEKMNNVVKNGWIEYANITPLEFAIRMDSMGVQRIVYQDVTRVGNFSGPHIERLKEIGENTKLKITSAGGIGNYKHLKMLEELKDYGVDSAMVSKALYENKFPCQNIWRDIEREDISLELPKV
- a CDS encoding PQQ-dependent sugar dehydrogenase — its product is MKVIASIFIYLLVTVNLISCSNKQEDNRTSSTRTENISHSPGDYRIEPFVEGLEVPWSIVFTSPERILVTERPGRLRVIENGELDPDPLRTFPDVVSTGEEGLMGLTLHPDYANNKYIYLSYAYDGADGMTVKVVRYKDEGNRISDEKIIIDGLPAKQYHAGCRIKFGPDGKLYITTGDAGERHLAQELDNLYGKILRVNDDGSIPNDNPFPGTPVWSYGHRNPQGIAWYPGTDILYETEHGPSGFDGPGGGDEVNIIVKGGNYGWPIVSHENTKEGMVSPLLVFTPAEAPSSAMFYSGDALPFKNNFLFGCLRGKGIMRVVIDPNDPKKIQSFEKIDGVNFGRIRDVVQGPDGYIYFGTSNQDGRGNPDKGDDKIYRIINR